The following is a genomic window from Elaeis guineensis isolate ETL-2024a chromosome 10, EG11, whole genome shotgun sequence.
GTCCCTTCATCACGCCATCACATCGTTTGTCCAGCACGTATTTTGAGAGATGGATAGCGTTGGGGATTGGACTGCTTCTTTTATTGCCGAGCATATTGGGGACTGGACCTGGTGTGAAAGCGACGACTGTCCTTGAGCCCTGTGAGATATTTtgtattttgattttcttgacttcACTCATATTAGAATGGTATGGTAGTTtgcttatattaaaaaaaaaaaaactatttacaaACAATACTGAaaacaaaatattttatgatacatagtttttttataattattctgCTCCGTATTGTAATTTTAtgcttttgttttatattttcctGATCGTAGCAATTAGTGAAAGAGGGAAAGCTTCATGACTTCTGTTGTAAAGGACGGAAAGGGAGGTTTTTCCAAAGATTAATTTCTTTTGCTTTGCTCTATGTAGTAGTTCGAGAGAAAAAGGTTAACATTTATCGCTGTATTTATTGTATCAAATTCTCTTGTTCTTATTCTCTGTTATCTTCTGCTAGGAATGTGCTTTGTCTACCCCTTAGCGCACCCGGACCCAGTTTTTCGAGAACCACCGGGGGTAAAATGAGCAATATAGCCCTTCATAAACCACCTACCCTATGTATAGCGCACAAAAGCCTCCTTTGGCACTTATTCCACTTACGCAAAGGGTTACGCCAAGCAATACTCGTTCTTTTATGCTTTAGAAAGAGGAAATTTTCTTTGTTTCCATTATCTTAAATAGAATTTATTACTAGTGTTACTACTAGTGCATATAGTAACATGCTCTGTTAAGGAATGCGTGCTCAACCATTTGAGCTGAGAAAACAATATATTTGATCCTGTAAGTTcggtataaataaataaaatggtgATAAACTTGAAGTTTTATTGGTTTTTAAATGGAACTCATGCATTAATTGTCACCAACGTATCTTATAGTCATTTGATATGGATATTTGTTGGGTACAATGTGAATTTTgatcaataattaaaatatatgaaggcataaattattttgtaaattttatGCAATTTTTTTCCTCCTGGGCAGTCACCGAATCGCAATGGTTGTTTGAGGGTCTGTTGCCTAAGGTCGTCTAGGATATCTGACCACTTTGGGTGGGACAGAGTTCGTTTGGATTTTGACAAATTAAATTAGAAAATGGAATGACTTCTTACCCTCATTGTATCATTATCTTCTTTGTCTTTTCATTCTTCATCCTCTAATATCCTTTCCTACTTCCTACTCCTTGTCCTTTTGTGTTGTAGAAGTAAACATCTTAACCTAGTTCTTTTTAGCTCTTAAAACTACATAAGACCCACCTGATCGTCATAGGCACCTACTATTCTCAATACCTATCAGATCCCAGAACAAAATATGCAGAAACCTTCTGTTTTTTGCATCTATTTGCCTAATCGAACCACATCCAAGCCTTAAAATTTCCTCTTACTCTAAAGCATATCTTGGTCACCCCAAAATTCCTAGCCTTTCACTTTTAAATTCTTTTCCTCATACCACAAGATCTGTGCAGATCTATATGCAATCAAATTCTGAAAACAGACATCAAAACACTGAAATACTTTATGTTGGTGACCCGTTAGGCCTCCATCATCCACAATTTATCCAATTTTGTCAATGGGCACCTAAGGTGCAAGGCCCACCTAGGCACAACATCAGTGCCTTGCCTACCTGATGGCAAGATGACTTCGTTTAGATGCACAACAAGAACCCTTTGTATGTGTGTCATTGTGGTGCAAAGGTGTAAAAAAGGCATGCTTTTGTGATTTTTGCCTCATATATATAATTGTGGATGGTTGCCAATGAAGGATTCAGGTTCTAGCGGGATATCCTACGGGATATTGTGACAAGTTACCATCCCATGTGTCAGGATACTACTGGTATCCCAATATTTCGATCGAGATATCTTGGAATGATGTTACCACCACCCATTTGGAATGATCCTATGCATTCTATCGATTTCTACTTCAGTAGCTGTGTATTGGAAACACTatgttgaaaatttgaaataaacTTGTATTTCTGGGCTTAAGTACGACATTCACAGCAAAGATTAGGTATACTCCTCATTGTCTATGTGTATCAGTAACATTTTGTGGGCTATATTGATGTATTCATGTCGCGCACGCCACGGAAAAACTTTAAACTGATATGAATCTAGACGGATAGGTACTCCCGAAAATTAGGATTAGAAACCCTTAAGGGAGTGAAGGACCACTTGCCTgggttaatatatatatatatataaagttctataaaaattatttctacatTTTAAACTCCTATTCGTAATATAGACTTCACTTTCTCCCAATTTAGGTCGAAGTTAAGCGTGAAGATTGTGAAGCTCAAGGCAATATCATTGAGAACTTGTTTGGCAAATCTGGATTTCTTGTTGGGGTCATTGAATAGGTGGTTTTTTTGGAAGCGGCCCATATCAAGCCAAAGCTCCCTCAACCCAAATCCTGTGGGAGGAAAATAAAGAGATCCATGCTGTAGATTAACCATCCCACGAATAGAATTTAGGCTAAGACTAGGACAGGATTCTGGAAGAATACGGACTAGATAGGTCAATTGAAGAAATTCCtacaaaaatccaattcaatcatGTTTGATTTTCCAAAATTATAACCtcctatatttaattaaaaaaatataaatgagTTTAGTTGCCATATAGACTAGTTTTTTTGGCACCAGTGATCAGGGCCCCGACTTGCTTGGTAATATCCTACTGTCCGTCAGATAAGCCACATGAATCAGTCAGTCAGATGAAAATTGGAATGAAATTCTGTTGCTGCATATTTGAGTATCTTCGTTTCATTCTGTGAATGACTAGCAGAAATTATCAGGTTCCAGATCTAAAGCATAAGCATGCTTTTCTCAAATAGTCACATAATTGCCTGTGTTACATGCACTAGGATTTGTGTGCTTGGTGCAGGTGTATGTCTAAGCATCGGATCCTTCTAAAATTTCACAATTTCTTGGCACGGAGCCATGTTCTAGTGCCATACTGGTCCCTGTGTTCACGTCAAGCGCAATACTGTAGGTTAAATCAAAGGGTCCAGATAAGATAGGTGTTCCTTTGTGATCCCTTTCCGTAGTGACAGATATGGTGGTAGCTCAATAATGTTATTGAATAGAgaaggtatttttatcaaaacaaACAAAATTAGGGCTTTCAGTAATTTGGACTGTTGCCTGCTTTTATAGAAGGAAGAACATTTTAAGAAAGCCAACAATTCTTGCACATGGAGACAGCATCGACTCAAAATACACAAGATCCCCACTCTGACTCACCATTAGTTTCAGAGGGCTCCAGTGGCAATAGCTCACCACTTGTAGCACAGCTAAGGAAGCTGCTTTTTCGTCGGATGCTTATAGGGGTCAATGATGGCCGCTTCTTCTTGGGTTTGTTCCACTGTGTTGACAAGCAGGGCAATATCATCCTCCAGGATGCTGTGGAGTATCGCAGCACTCGCCGATCCTCGCCATCTCCAATGGAACAACCATCTCTTGGACTCATCTGGATCCCCGCTTCCTGCCGATCCTCCTGTCATGTTGACTGCTCTATAGAGGAGCACATGTCACTCTCGTCGCTTGGTAAATGAAGCAGATGCTAATATTTGTTGTTCCTTGTCAAATTAGTCATGATCATTTGTGTGGTTCATGAGATTAATACAATAGCTTTATATGCAGCCTATTGGGCTATGAGGCTTTTTGGTAGCAGGGCAAAGCTTGGCATTGAGTAATTTTGTATCGATATTCATTTTGGTAGTTGAAAGAGAAATTTAATAATATGCTTTAAGTTCCATTTAAATATATGTTCTTTTGCCAGATTTGACACGGGTGCCTCTCACTGATGGAGGGAAGGTGAACCATGTATTGAATTTAATCCTTTAGATCTTGTAGGTaattttaactctcatattggcATCTAATTGCCGTGGGTAACAATGTATTCATGCTTTTATAATGGACATGAGCTTCTAGTtactttcatatgttccatagaGCCAGTGTTTAACCCCATACTTTGTTTCATTGGCAGGCTGATTGTCTAACTGCGGAAGATGGCAATAGCTTCCTCTTCCGCAGCAGCACTGGATCAGCTGTAGTAATAATCTACCTCTCAACTTTTGTTCAATTCAAATCATAATTTATGTTCATGAGCCTCACTAATCATTAAACAACCTCGTGGCATCTAAGAGATTGCGCACCGCCAGGTTAAGAGGCATCATCAGCCACAAGCACTCCGTACCTTCGGTGCCACCTGCTCTGCGTTGTTACAAACTTTGTCAGCCACCCATACATGACAGGTTGAACTCCAGGACCTGGAGCTCTAACCTCCTGCATATCGTGTTTGCTGAAACATCAAATATAGCTATTTAATAATCTAGGTCACTGGTGTCCTCCCACTAATTGGTTGCctttgtgtgtgtgtatgtgtgtgcatgcatacatacatgcacacacatacacacacatgtatgcatgcatgcatgcgcgcgcatatatatatatatatatatatatatatatatatatatatatatatatatatatatatatttatgtgtgtgtgtgtctttgTGTGCCCAACATGGGCGCACAAACGTGCAGGCGGGTGCGTGTGAGAGGGCATTATAAATAAAGTTCTATCAAAACAAACAACGAAATACCAATGTTTAAATATAAGTGAATATGGATGGACGGATGTAGTTGTTGAGATTAAAAAAAAGAGGGGTCAGCTTAAATTCAATGAATTAGAAAAGATACTTTTAGCATAAAGGAGTTTTATATGATGCAGATTTTTGGATTGGGTCTGATCAGGTTCAGATTGGATCAAGTGCATTTTTCATTGACCCAAATTAGATCCAAGATGACATATGGACCAGGTCGTGGCTGCTCGGATTGAAACATTCAAAACTCGGTCTTGATCTGAACCTGACCCAACCCAACCCATGGGTCTTTGAATATGGATTGTTTAGGTCTCATTGGTTCAAGACCTGGTCGGGTCATAGGTCGACCCAACCCGTTTTAAGCCCTATTCGTTctaatctcattctcttttattTACATTTTAGGAGGCATGTTTTCTGGATTAAACTTAGATATCACAAGCTTTGAGAAGACTTGGAAGTGTTGCAGCATTAAAGTCCAGATATACGAAGAGATGCAAATTTCTATCATTGTAAAATCGGATATCTTAGAGCTCAAACTCCTAGAAATTTCTATTGATTTGTTAGATtgcttttatgcaataaaatgacAAATTACACCTGAACCATGGTACTTTGAAGTATTTTAGTTTTAAGAAATGATGTTTTTTCTGGTTGCTACTATGTAGCAGAGGTTGTGAAgttgttttaattttttatcttaatttttgatGACATTTTTTGGAGTTCTTTGTAATTTTTTGTCAAAGTTAGGTAACTAGAGCCAAAATCGCTGAAAAGGTTGAGACCAAAAAACTTATTTGCTCCAACTGAAACGAAAACCAACAACAGGTCTTTAAACATCCAAATGAATATTGAGGTCTCTAAGAAATGGCAGCTGTCTGTTTTAATTGTATCTTCATTGTCACTGTTTTCTGAAATTACTGATGTTTAAAatatgaaataagtatgaaaaatatttaaataaagttTTCTTTGGACAGCACAACCTCAAAGTAGCGTATTGCTTTGTTGGTGATGTTAGTGATTGGGTATTATGAAATCTTAAAATATATGCAGCATAATAGTGTCTAATACTTTGTGGATTTTGATATTATGCTTTTCAAAATTGTTTAGAAACCAAAATGATGTTAAAACATGCAAAAGAGCATGTCCCATATGTCATATTCCATCAAACTGGCATAGCTTTTTGTATTCTTGTTCATTAATCCTGCCTAGTAAGTGCTATTATTTGAGTCAAAGGAAGCGCTTTGGATCTTGCCAACGTGATGGTGTTCTTTGACCGTATTGCTTTTGTCCAAAGGTTTAAATTTCGTGAAACAAAGGTATCCCGATTTCTTCATGAAATATGAAATGGGATGCCCCATTGTCCTGATTGCGGTCCTGATCATCCAATTTGGTAGATTTCATCCGTTTCTCTCCCGTtctacattttttttctttctttcctttatttctttctttttcttctatcttccttttttttctttttcttttttccccttgtccctttctttctttttttcttttttcttcttctttctctttcctttattctttccttccttttcctTTTATTCTCCTTTCCTTCCTTCTTGCATTTTTTCTTCGTTGTCATgcatttcatttttttctttttcttcatctttccttcatttcttctttttctctttctttttctctccgcTGGGTTTGGACTCTCAATCCTATCCTAGTCTTATTTTCTCACAACAATGGGAAGAGATGATGAGGATGCCCCCCCTACACTGGGATGTAAAACCTTGATTCTATCCAcccaaattcaaactttttttaaaaaaaaaatttcttatactTTGTTGTGTTtatgattctattttttctttgttctctgtaagttttttttagaaaaaaaaagtcagtaccaaaaaaaaaaaaaaaaaaaactggataaaaattttatttgtttatttggTCCTTAGGCTGGTCTCTATATGTGGGAAAGCCGGGCTCTATTTATAGTAGGTGAGAAAAGTACAGACTTCTGTAATTTTTTGTGAGTTCAATTGTTTCAATTGTTGAGCAAGAAAATGCTGTTGTTTCTCCCTCTTGTTTCCCTCTGCCATCGCCCCTCTCTCTCCTGActcattttcctctctctctctctctcccactaTTTCTCCTTAACCCCTTCATTTCTCTTGTACCATCCTCTGTTTTGTTGGGGAATGGTCTCATAGTCCAACTCGAGAGCTTATGCTGGTAGGCGGATGGGTCCATGAGTATATAAGATCAACTAGTCCCTAACCTATCCAATGCATAACTATTTCTCAACATCCCCTCTCGCATGTAGAGTCAAAGGGATGGAGCTCAAAGAGGGGCAGCATGCGGATTAGCGAGTGCGAGCATGGAAGCATTAGTAGGAAAGACATTACGATGTTAAAGTCCAACTCAAAAGTTTAAGCTGGGAGGTAGATGGGCCTATGAGTATACAATACCAACTAGTCGCTAACCTATATGATGGGGGACTATGTCTCAACAGTTTTCTGCATATATTATCCCCTTATCCACTTTTCTACACCTTACTGTTCTCGAAGCTTTTTGTTGTGACCAGAGATCTGCTTACACATCAACTACAGATGCTCCCAGGACCATTTATGACCTTTAAAATTAGTGTACTACCATACTTAACAGCCTTCTAAACTGATTTGTCAATTTTGAAGACCTTGACCTTGCTCACACCATCAACATATTCCCTTTCTACCTTTTTCTTTTTGCACAATAGAATGACATCACAAAAAGTTcttatttcataattttcttTACCCCTTGGGCTTGCTAAAGCTAGGAAATGTCTTCCTCTTTGGTAGTTGTTGCTCAACGTATTTGGTTGCCTATTGTTATAAAGAAACCTCCAGGTTTAGCTTTAGTTATTGAATATAGTGACAGAGAAAAAAGATTGAAGTACTAATAggagattaggataataatgcGGAACGAATGTGTGCTTTCATTAATCAAGCTGTAGTGCAGGAGCAAGGCCTTCTTATAATAAATAAGCGAAACAAGTTACTTAATGTGACCGTGGTGATTGATGTTGGGTCCTTGTGGGGGCAAAAGACATTGTTTCTCCTTTTAGCATTTTTAAGTTTACTCATATATGCTTACAGATGGGCCAGTTTTGGATTACGCAATCCCCTCAAAGTTAGTAGTATCAAGTATAAAAACACAAACTATTTGTTTAATAtcttctttatatattttttgttgtTGTTATTAATAAATGAATTTATAATTAAATGATACCCATATTACAAAAAGCTAGACTACATTGTTTAACCCGTAAATCAGTATCACAGACTAGAGGGCCATTCATGAAATTTAAATGAGCAGTAGATGTTATTTTGCATGCCATTTAAATTGGTTGAGTCATTTGAGGAGTGGTTCAAGATTTAGAATATCCATTTCTAAGGATCTTGGTTATAAACATTCTTAATGAATATTCTGTCTGGATGCGACAAAGATCTAGCGAGAAAATGAGGAAAATATCTGTAACCATGCTTAAGCTCCACAAAATGATTCATATGCATTAAtatttttgaacttttttaaCTTCCATATAAAGTTCATTTTGTTGTCAAATTTTCAGGGCCTAACAATTATAATTTCCTGACTCGTAGAAGTATAGAACCAAGCATAGATTATATAATGCTGGTAGTTTATTCCAGTCCAGGACTTGCTGTTTTGTTGTAGGGCACATGATGCTATTGGTTTTGAAAGAACTCTGGGTCTTTCATGCTTAAAGGAATTTGGAATTTGGatggaggagaagagaagaaattagcaTTTTCCATATAAAATTCCTGCATTTAATTGTCAAACTTCAAGGTCAAATATTAGCATATCTGACCCATAGTACAGAACCAAGCATAGATCATGTAATGCTGGTAGTTTATTCCAGCCCAGGACTCGCTATTTGTGTTATATGGGTGTTCAGATCATTACTTTTAAAATGATTCTGGGTCTGGCATGCTTGAGGAGATTCGCCATTTGGATGGAGTGAGTTTTATTTATAGAAGGCTAATTAAGAAAGATACATTGTTACATTTAAGAGAGCTGGGTGAGTGTTATAATTTTGATTGCTGACAATATGGTTCTGTTAACTGAGATGAATGGGGTTCAAATGTTGATAGCTGACAAAATGGTAATGGTGCTGTTGAGGTCACACCTTCCATTTTTACTAATAATAGATGTAATTTCAGTAGGAAGTAGAGGATTATTTTCTGCATGTCCCCAGAGGCTTTTGAAGTTACTGGGGCTGGTAAGATCTTGCTATGAAGGCACTGGCTATCTTTGATTTTAGTTTGTTCTCTTGCAAGCTTGAAAATTCAATCTCATTGTGactaaaatttttagtttttatcaatttttttgagaTGATTGCAGATAAGTCGAGACTGCCAAGAGTTGGAGCCTTTTATTGGTGAACAGTTGGCTTCTTTGCTTTATCTTGAGCCAGATAGTGAACTCATGGTATGCTGTTTCACATTTACCTAACTTTTATAACCTGTATTCTGTGTAACCACTAATTATGAATGAACCTACATTGGACATCAGATTTACTTTGTCATTGATGAACTATGGCTGCACATTTTTGTCGAATCCTCCATATCCCAGGATAAAGAATTTGTAGAAATTTGATAAACTTAGGGTTTGAGTCGAAGATATATAATGGCTAAATACCTGACTTACACATTAATATGAAAAGAAGATTCTTAATTTTTGTTTATGACTTTGGCTTGTACATTAATTCGCCTTTTTGGTGAGTAATGACATGtaactttcaattatttcactattAATGCCATTTGTCATTTCCTCCAAAACACTAATAATGTTTCTTTACCGTATCTTTTGCTGCCTTTaacatttctatttttatttcaacCATTCTTGTCCAGTCTTCAATTTCTTCTAGCACATTTCTTGCCAGGTTATTTGAGGAATGTGTGCCAAACCAGGTTCTGTGCGCCATACATGAGGATAAATAGGGTGACCCCAGGAACTAGTAAAACTCTGGTTGGGGTGTACGCCAGGGGATGTGCTGGGGTACACAaaacatttttctttcttttataaacttctagggttttttggcaATTAATGCTATGTTGTTTCCATATTTAGCTCATACCAAGGATTACAGTGTCTGTCTATATCAAACTTTCTGTCTGATACATACTGTCTAAAAAGGTTATCAACGTTGTGAGGTGCATCTTTTTGCAGTTTGTGGTGGCTCACACTGCTGTGTGTCTGGCCATATGGATGTTTAGCATAGTATGGTTACCAATAATAGTATGATTATATCCTTCTCATCCATTTTAAAAtccttattttctcttttttatccTCGTATTTATTCAGGAAATGTGTGGGGTTCCTTCATTGTTTGTTATTGTCAATAGGGTTCGCCGAACCATCCTGAACTGGATGGTTCGGGGTGTGCTGAACTGTACTGATAGCTGATCGGTATGGTTCAGACATTCGATTTGGAATGCCGATGAAGATGGAGTgaaggagaaggaaaaagaggaagagagaggggggagggaaggaaagagaaaaaCCATGGTGGCTCGTTGAGGCCTTCGGGGCTCCCGATCCTCCACGAGGTGCAAGATGAGAGAGAcaaagaggagaagggagaggagaggagggagtAAAAAGCTGTTGAGTGGCTGTCGCGATCGTCGGATGGCTCAAAATAGCCCTATGGCTGCTGCGGGTTCAAAATAGGTGTTCATCTCTATTTCGTCATATTCTTTAAAAAATATGACAtatagtgaagccggcaatggaAAAGAAAGGGGCAAATCCATTGCCAGCTTTGCTGTGTgttgtattttttaaaaaatacgacGAAACAAGGGTGTACCTCTGTTTCGAACCACGATGGCTATGGGGTAATTTTGGGCCATCTGGCAGCCCTCCGACGGTCTCCCCACCGTCTTTCTctatctcctctcctctctttccctctctctctatctctatctCTCTTTGTCTCTCTTCTTGCATCTCGTGGAGGTCCAGGAGCCTTTGCAGTCCTTCGGTGGTGACCAACGGTGTCTTTGTCggtctctcttttctttcctccctctccatccttctctttctctctctttttcctctctagtTCCTCCTTTATTTTTGTGGTTTGAGTCCGATACGAGAGCGTACCGACTTATATCATTGGTATAGGATCCAATTCTGAGTCAACGGCCTTTGATTGTTGTTGTTATTGTGGTAATTACTTTTTGTCACAGGATTTGAAGGCCTATCAACATATTGAACATGGTAGGGTGAAGACTATTCTACGTTGCGGCAAAGGAGAATTTAAGGAATTATACAGTACAAATTCTCTGTCTTATGACTAATTTTATAAGCACATAACCAGCCAGGATGTCTACAGCACTTACGATATGATAACAATGTGTATACGCAGTTTGCATAGTTGCAAGTTTGCTtgagattttatcagaaattccTGACATATGTGTTGTATATAGATGggcatagttttttatttttaatatgtaTAACAGATAAATTCTTGGCCTTTATGCTGTTTGCCTCCCCACatgaatttataaatatttccccTTTGACTAGGCCATTGTTCTTGCGTTCTTTTATTGTTTCAACTTATGAATTGGCATTATTAGTTACCTGAAGCAGGAGTAGTTTGGGATGTGGGTGTGGGGAAGAGAATCTCTTAAACAAAGAAGAGCTAAGGAAGCATGTGAGGGACCAAATTCCTGGAGAGGTTCTTTAGTGGTTCAGCATCCTAGGTAGAAGATAAGTCCCGTAGGCTTGATTTTCCACACACAGGAGAGTGGTTGTTAACTTTTAAATGCTTCCAGTTATTTCTTCATTCCTCTTAATCATTTAAATTTGTACGTGTAGAAAGGATGGTGGTACCACAAGTTGTGGAGTATATAAAATCTGGGTACAATTCATATACTTATTTTGATGCTTACCATGCTAATGATATTTAAGGTCCAAAAGCGCTTTAgactattttatcaaaatttcatcgtTCTTTTAGTTTTTGATCATGAAGTAGTTGTACCATTACCATCTCAAAATAGAATATGGTAAGCTTTCCTTGTTTACCCATTTTGGTACATTTTGATCAGAAAACAATTTCTTTGGTTTTCCATACAATTCTGACGACAATAAATACTTTTGGCTTTTCATAAATTCTATTTAAGTTTCTTCAAGAAACCTATTCATGAGAAAAGAGCCCTTATATACCGTTGTGTGACTTGATTCATACTCTTCAGCTTAACTTTAACCGATCTCATCATGTATGCTATCCTCATTTTGTGATGAAATCATGTATGCTTTCCTCATCTACTAAAAAGTCTTCTTCCACAATTTTCGGCTTGACAACATGTGGGATTGTAAAACTCAtgccaacaaggtttgattcagAGATTTATTGGTTGCTCATCTATCATTGCTCTATGTATTGCATTATTTGCCGTGGCTCCCCTAAGTACTCAATTGGTTTCGCACTTCCTTGGGATTGTTTAAATTGACCTACAGGTTACTGACCATCATTGTCATAAATCCTGTGACTTAACACATTACCATTTGTCCTTTTTTCTCATATAAATAATATGCTAAAAGAAATCCTCAAATAAAATTCAATCagtttttcttttaatatttatgaaTGCTGAAGGTTGGTTAGGCAAAGATGTATTGATCGCTCTTTAATTTATTTTGCCAATGATTTGGACAATTTTGAAAATTGTCTGTTATACATACTTTTCCAACTTCATTTACCGGTTTGATTTAGTTCCATCATCATACTTGAATGCTATTCACCGTCTCTTGTTCTGTTTGATTCTAAATATTTATGCGTGTGTTGTGTACTGAAAGGGTGGGTTATGATGCAGGCAATGCTGATTGCTGCAGAATCTAAACGTGATGAGGAAAGAGCAAAGGGGGTTGGTGCGGATGAAGCAGCTGATAATCCAGATATTGTCCTGTTTGAGGACCATGAAGAAGAGGAGGATGAAGAAagcgaggaagaggaggagagcgGTGGCCAGAGTGCCCAAGGAAGGGGTAGAGGAAGAGGAATGATGTGGCAGCCACACATGCCACTGGTGCGGGGAGGGAGGCCAATGCTTGGAGTCCGGGGTTTCCCTCCTGTCATGATGGGTGATGATGGATTTGGTTATGGTGATGGCTTTGCGGCGCCAGATATTTTTGGCGTTCCTCCCCGGGTTCTTGGACCATACGCGGGCGAACAGGCCCCATGTCTGGGTTGGTTTTCCCTGGTAGGCCACCCCAGCCTGGTGCCATTTTTCCGATGGGTGGTCTTGGGATGATGATGGGCCCAGGTCGGGCACCATTCATGGGTGGTTCGGTGATGGGAGGTGTGGGTCGATGCACTCGTCCGATGGGAGTGCCGCCTTTCCTCCAtccacctccacctccacctccaccCAACACTAGGGCTCCAAAGAGGGATCAAAGGAGACCAGCAAGTGATTGGAGTGACAGGCTTGAGCCAG
Proteins encoded in this region:
- the LOC109506771 gene encoding uncharacterized protein; translated protein: METASTQNTQDPHSDSPLVSEGSSGNSSPLVAQLRKLLFRRMLIGVNDGRFFLGLFHCVDKQGNIILQDAVEYRSTRRSSPSPMEQPSLGLIWIPASCRSSCHVDCSIEEHMSLSSLAYWAMRLFGSRAKLGIE